One region of Halohasta litchfieldiae genomic DNA includes:
- a CDS encoding nucleotidyltransferase family protein produces the protein MAVKEFPVVEPPFEELDGGVAGGQSTVVGVVLAAGTSSRFGATNKLLAEWADAPLVSHVVDTLLRSTVDKVVVVVGDDAGRVRRAVSDFEVTIVHNDRYASGQSTSVRRGITAARNHGADAVVFALGDMPTVEAESFDLLVAAYRTGVSEALAAACNGARGNPVLFGRRHFEALADATGDTGGREILLDDDRAVLVETGDRGVLVDVDSPDDMSTLRLSS, from the coding sequence ATGGCGGTCAAGGAGTTCCCAGTCGTCGAACCGCCGTTCGAGGAGCTCGACGGCGGCGTGGCTGGCGGCCAGTCGACAGTTGTCGGTGTCGTCCTTGCAGCTGGCACTAGCTCCCGATTCGGAGCGACAAACAAACTGCTCGCCGAGTGGGCGGACGCGCCGCTCGTGTCTCACGTGGTCGACACGCTGTTACGGTCGACCGTAGATAAGGTCGTGGTGGTCGTCGGCGACGACGCCGGACGTGTACGAAGGGCCGTCAGTGATTTCGAGGTTACCATTGTGCACAACGACCGGTACGCGTCCGGACAGTCCACCTCGGTGCGTCGGGGCATCACGGCAGCTCGGAATCACGGAGCTGATGCTGTTGTTTTCGCACTCGGGGATATGCCGACCGTTGAGGCCGAGAGCTTCGACCTACTCGTCGCTGCATATCGTACTGGCGTTAGTGAGGCCTTGGCAGCCGCCTGCAACGGGGCTCGCGGGAACCCGGTGTTGTTCGGTCGTCGCCATTTCGAGGCGTTAGCGGATGCAACTGGTGACACCGGTGGTCGTGAGATCTTACTCGACGACGACAGAGCCGTGCTCGTCGAAACCGGCGACCGTGGCGTGCTTGTCGACGTCGACTCTCCCGATGATATGTCGACACTGCGACTGTCCTCCTAA
- a CDS encoding FAD binding domain-containing protein → MDADAFEYREAETIADAIALLEEHPDAEVLAGGHTLLPNMEIGLIGPDTVVDIGGIDAMQGIDRDGDVMNIGALTTYSKIIDTDELWDGATVLTEAIREIGDTQIRNRATVGGNLVRPEPTSDLSAAIIASDATLIATSRRGERRIDADEFFLPKRTTALEEDELLTRIEIPLVGGAASGAYSKTQSPSARYTLLGVAARMSVDDGLVSTARVAANGVMNHGIRLGGVEDALTGNPLDTETIAAATTQATAGIDESQMIDDSQASATFRMQLLEVYTQQALERTAERTGLTIPA, encoded by the coding sequence ATGGACGCCGACGCGTTTGAGTACCGAGAGGCCGAAACCATTGCAGACGCCATAGCTCTGTTGGAGGAGCATCCTGATGCAGAGGTGCTGGCCGGGGGCCATACGCTACTGCCGAACATGGAAATTGGCTTGATCGGCCCGGATACAGTCGTCGACATTGGCGGCATCGATGCTATGCAGGGTATCGATCGCGATGGCGATGTAATGAACATCGGTGCGTTGACGACCTACAGCAAGATCATCGACACGGACGAACTCTGGGACGGCGCAACCGTGCTGACGGAGGCAATCCGCGAAATCGGCGACACCCAGATTCGGAACCGGGCGACTGTTGGGGGAAACCTCGTCCGTCCGGAACCGACATCGGACCTCTCGGCCGCAATCATCGCTAGCGACGCAACGCTCATCGCAACGAGTCGCCGCGGCGAGCGCCGGATCGACGCCGACGAGTTCTTTCTCCCGAAGCGTACGACAGCCCTCGAAGAGGACGAACTGCTCACTCGAATCGAAATTCCACTCGTGGGCGGGGCCGCCAGCGGTGCCTACAGCAAAACCCAAAGCCCGTCTGCGAGGTACACATTGCTGGGTGTTGCGGCCCGTATGTCGGTCGACGACGGGTTGGTGTCGACGGCCCGCGTGGCTGCCAACGGGGTGATGAATCACGGCATTCGCCTCGGCGGGGTCGAAGACGCTCTCACAGGGAATCCACTTGATACCGAAACAATAGCGGCCGCAACGACACAGGCAACAGCTGGCATCGACGAGTCACAGATGATAGACGACAGCCAAGCGTCGGCGACGTTCCGTATGCAACTTCTTGAGGTGTATACACAACAGGCACTCGAACGGACGGCCGAGCGTACCGGGCTCACCATTCCGGCATGA
- a CDS encoding XdhC family protein yields the protein MTTGDWSAPETEVLDAIVSGITNQQAVLATVVAVEGSAYRRPGAKMVIADDTGIGAVTAGCLEDEVLALTEQVLADGAHIERFDLTGTNDVWGLGVGCNGVVDILLEPLTVEYRPVAHAHEVAEDIAVLTVLDGERSDVEQGDHAFAHPTGAADYRGLSFETPTTDWPDELISTLTKPTAEMLAADASDSITVNWEGKTAEIFVDSIHAPPELVVFGSGHDVVPVVELAKQVGFSVTVVTFRGAADNKRFSAADRVITTSPAELHESLAFDTNTYAVVMSHNFVDDRLTLEELLATPVEYVGMVGSRERFREMQDAFAAEGHRFSASERDRIYTPAGLDLGGGTPFHIAQSIVTEITAIHHGRDPQHLTDQTGPIHARSTVTQSVDDD from the coding sequence ATGACAACTGGAGACTGGAGCGCCCCCGAAACGGAAGTGTTGGATGCCATCGTCTCGGGTATCACTAATCAGCAAGCCGTCCTCGCAACGGTCGTTGCCGTTGAGGGGAGTGCCTACCGGCGTCCGGGTGCGAAGATGGTCATTGCCGACGACACCGGCATTGGTGCGGTCACCGCTGGCTGTCTGGAAGACGAGGTGCTCGCACTCACTGAGCAAGTGCTGGCCGACGGAGCACATATCGAGCGGTTCGATCTTACCGGTACCAACGATGTCTGGGGCCTCGGTGTTGGTTGCAATGGTGTGGTCGACATCCTGCTCGAACCACTAACTGTAGAGTACCGACCGGTCGCCCACGCACACGAAGTTGCCGAAGACATAGCCGTTCTCACTGTGCTCGACGGGGAGCGGTCGGATGTCGAACAGGGCGACCATGCCTTCGCTCATCCGACCGGAGCAGCCGATTACCGAGGGCTCTCGTTCGAAACACCGACAACTGACTGGCCCGACGAGCTGATCTCAACACTGACCAAGCCGACCGCTGAAATGCTGGCAGCCGATGCCTCTGACAGTATTACCGTTAACTGGGAAGGCAAGACAGCCGAGATTTTCGTCGACAGCATACACGCGCCGCCCGAACTGGTCGTCTTCGGGAGCGGACACGACGTTGTCCCGGTCGTGGAACTGGCAAAACAGGTCGGCTTCAGTGTCACTGTCGTCACGTTCCGGGGAGCGGCCGACAACAAGCGGTTCTCCGCAGCTGATCGTGTCATCACGACATCTCCCGCGGAGCTTCACGAGAGCCTTGCGTTCGATACCAACACCTACGCCGTCGTGATGTCACACAACTTCGTCGACGATCGGCTCACCCTAGAGGAGTTGCTTGCGACGCCTGTCGAGTACGTCGGGATGGTGGGCTCACGAGAACGGTTCAGAGAGATGCAGGACGCGTTCGCTGCGGAGGGGCATCGGTTCAGCGCCTCCGAACGGGATCGCATCTATACCCCGGCTGGCCTTGATCTCGGCGGCGGAACTCCGTTCCACATCGCTCAGAGCATCGTTACAGAGATAACAGCTATCCACCATGGCCGTGATCCACAACACCTCACAGACCAGACTGGACCGATCCACGCACGGTCGACGGTCACACAGTCGGTCGACGATGACTGA
- a CDS encoding fumarylacetoacetate hydrolase family protein: MQIARLRTPDGVLTGRYEDGVVTTSDGEAVVGDDGHLTHPCSPSAVYCIGRNYAETLSQMEYDRPDEPDFFIKPPTALTGPDQPIHYPDWTEELTYAGELAAVIDQQCHRIDPEDVPSVVRGYTILNDVDALDQPGRTARKAFDTSGPLGPWIETDIDPYNIEMETTINGEQRQSATTDQMLFDPYEIISFLSGRVTFQPGDVVAFGSPANPGTIAPGDTIEITYDGIGTLCNTVSSSR, encoded by the coding sequence ATGCAGATTGCACGATTGCGCACACCGGATGGCGTACTCACAGGTCGCTATGAGGACGGCGTTGTCACGACCTCCGATGGAGAAGCAGTCGTTGGCGATGATGGCCACCTCACGCACCCGTGTTCGCCCTCAGCGGTATACTGCATCGGACGGAACTACGCCGAGACGCTCTCTCAGATGGAGTATGATCGCCCCGACGAACCGGATTTCTTCATCAAACCACCGACTGCGCTTACGGGCCCCGACCAGCCGATTCACTACCCCGACTGGACCGAGGAGTTGACATACGCTGGCGAACTCGCGGCGGTTATCGACCAACAGTGTCACAGAATCGACCCGGAGGACGTTCCATCGGTTGTGCGTGGGTATACAATTTTGAACGATGTCGACGCCCTCGATCAACCAGGACGGACGGCACGGAAAGCCTTCGATACGTCGGGCCCACTGGGACCGTGGATCGAGACCGATATCGATCCGTACAATATCGAGATGGAAACCACCATCAACGGAGAGCAACGTCAGTCAGCGACTACTGACCAGATGTTGTTCGACCCGTATGAGATCATCTCGTTCCTTTCAGGGCGGGTCACCTTCCAGCCGGGCGACGTAGTCGCTTTCGGTAGCCCTGCGAACCCAGGAACGATCGCGCCCGGCGACACCATCGAAATCACGTACGATGGGATCGGAACGCTTTGCAACACGGTTTCGTCGTCCCGCTGA
- a CDS encoding D-2-hydroxyacid dehydrogenase produces the protein MTDIVVLDHKIHGLSAADYADTLQAQLPEYEVQLAKTSAQKMKLLQEATIATGYTIDQALVEKSETLSLFVCTFAGTGHLPLDALKAHDVAVQNASGVHGPNIAEQVLGYILTFVRQLDKAWRQKQQAEWNHYQAGELKGSTATVIGLGPIGRTIVDRLNAFGVSTIGVRYTPSKGGPADEIIGFDEADLDDALVQTDHLVLACPLTEITEGLIDEEALLLLPTDATVTNIARGEVIDTDALVDALQTNKLRGAALDVTDPEPLPSESPLWELQNCQITPHNAGHTPNYWDRCADIVSKAITTHT, from the coding sequence ATGACCGATATTGTCGTCTTAGACCACAAAATTCACGGGTTATCAGCTGCAGACTACGCCGACACATTGCAGGCACAACTTCCCGAGTATGAGGTGCAGCTTGCAAAAACATCTGCACAAAAGATGAAACTCCTACAAGAAGCAACGATTGCAACCGGATATACGATCGATCAAGCACTCGTTGAGAAATCCGAGACGTTGTCGCTGTTCGTCTGTACCTTTGCCGGGACTGGCCACCTCCCGCTTGATGCGCTCAAAGCGCACGATGTTGCGGTTCAAAACGCCTCCGGTGTTCACGGCCCGAACATCGCTGAACAGGTTTTAGGCTACATTCTCACGTTCGTACGCCAACTGGACAAAGCATGGCGACAGAAACAGCAGGCAGAGTGGAACCACTACCAAGCAGGTGAACTCAAAGGGTCGACAGCAACGGTCATTGGTCTCGGGCCGATCGGCCGAACGATCGTCGACCGACTCAATGCGTTCGGTGTGTCTACCATTGGGGTCCGATATACGCCTTCAAAGGGCGGACCGGCCGATGAAATAATCGGCTTCGATGAGGCAGATCTCGACGATGCGCTCGTCCAAACGGATCATCTCGTCTTAGCGTGCCCACTTACCGAGATAACTGAGGGATTGATTGACGAGGAGGCACTCCTGTTGTTACCAACCGACGCGACAGTGACCAACATCGCCCGTGGCGAAGTCATCGACACGGACGCACTCGTCGACGCGCTGCAAACCAACAAGCTACGTGGGGCTGCGCTTGATGTGACTGACCCCGAGCCACTACCGTCTGAGAGTCCATTGTGGGAGTTGCAGAACTGCCAGATCACCCCACACAATGCGGGTCACACACCGAACTACTGGGACCGCTGTGCGGACATCGTCTCGAAGGCGATCACGACTCATACCTAA
- a CDS encoding Fic/DOC family N-terminal domain-containing protein: MGRLHGIGPRVGSREILIEPFIRKEALESSQIEGTRKSKKSSTRQCLHLS; encoded by the coding sequence GTGGGTCGACTCCACGGTATCGGCCCACGTGTTGGTTCAAGAGAGATCCTAATCGAGCCGTTCATCCGAAAAGAAGCGCTGGAATCCTCACAAATCGAAGGCACTAGGAAATCCAAGAAGTCGTCAACTAGGCAGTGCCTACATCTATCTTAA
- a CDS encoding Cdc6/Cdc18 family protein — MRTPPQQKLLALMSATWHVSKGESSIATTPIYTQYNKMCEVEDIIPLSNRRFRDRLNDLSDSNILTKTQGRGQGKQNRYELAVDVKTVVEDLLQKNERHGEVTQVLRTQLAKHQ, encoded by the coding sequence ATTCGAACGCCCCCACAACAGAAGCTCTTGGCGTTGATGAGTGCGACATGGCATGTCTCGAAAGGCGAGTCGTCGATAGCGACAACGCCGATCTACACCCAGTACAACAAGATGTGCGAGGTCGAAGACATAATACCGCTGTCGAACCGCCGGTTTCGAGATCGGCTCAACGACCTTTCGGATTCGAATATCCTTACGAAAACACAGGGTCGTGGGCAAGGAAAGCAAAACCGCTATGAGCTGGCCGTCGACGTCAAGACGGTCGTCGAGGATCTCCTACAGAAAAACGAACGCCACGGCGAGGTCACACAAGTACTTCGAACACAACTAGCGAAACACCAGTAG
- a CDS encoding acetamidase/formamidase family protein, which yields MSSNTPTRSPRRAVDAEKHEIKATPETVNWGFFDNSQEPVARVESGDIVRIETVSHHAGDAPDLMMDEGVREIYDEIDQEDRGPGVHVVTGPIHIEGAEPGDVLECRILNLEPRLPYGSNVSANWGLLYDEFDETEYVTVYEVDQETHTARACFQYEYPDLYDTPGRVVDPESVDRHPVLEDVRIPVRYHFGTAGVAPAEDGCIDSVPPGVFGGNVDNRHFTVGTSMYYPVQVEGGLFTAGDSHIAEGDGEISGTAIEAHVDAVVQFFVRDDLDITTPVLETNDHWMIHGFDEDLDEATRNAAIETVDFLQNNKGLSETESYSLLSVAGDFQSTQVVNGVKGMHCKVPKDIFPRDT from the coding sequence ATGAGTTCGAATACCCCAACACGAAGCCCACGTCGCGCCGTCGACGCTGAAAAACACGAGATCAAAGCCACCCCGGAGACAGTCAACTGGGGGTTCTTTGATAACTCCCAAGAACCGGTTGCACGCGTTGAATCGGGTGATATCGTGCGGATCGAAACCGTCTCCCACCACGCCGGAGACGCCCCCGACCTGATGATGGATGAGGGAGTACGGGAGATTTACGACGAGATCGATCAGGAAGACCGAGGCCCCGGCGTTCACGTCGTGACCGGCCCGATTCACATCGAGGGTGCAGAACCCGGTGACGTACTCGAGTGTCGGATCCTCAATCTCGAACCACGACTGCCGTACGGCAGTAACGTGAGTGCGAACTGGGGGCTGTTGTACGACGAGTTCGATGAAACGGAGTACGTGACGGTCTATGAGGTTGATCAGGAAACCCACACGGCACGAGCGTGTTTCCAATACGAGTATCCGGATCTCTACGATACCCCCGGTCGCGTCGTCGACCCCGAGTCGGTCGACCGGCACCCTGTCTTGGAGGACGTTCGGATCCCCGTGCGGTACCACTTCGGAACGGCTGGCGTTGCACCGGCCGAGGATGGCTGTATCGACTCCGTTCCGCCGGGCGTATTCGGCGGCAACGTCGACAACCGACATTTCACTGTCGGGACCTCGATGTATTATCCCGTCCAAGTTGAGGGAGGATTGTTCACCGCTGGCGACTCCCACATTGCCGAGGGTGACGGTGAAATATCTGGGACCGCAATCGAAGCACATGTCGATGCTGTCGTCCAATTCTTCGTCAGGGATGACCTCGATATCACGACACCAGTGTTGGAAACAAACGACCACTGGATGATACATGGGTTCGATGAAGACCTAGACGAAGCGACACGGAACGCCGCAATCGAAACGGTCGACTTCCTGCAAAACAACAAAGGGCTATCCGAAACCGAGTCGTACTCCCTCCTGAGCGTCGCCGGGGATTTCCAGTCCACGCAGGTCGTCAACGGGGTCAAAGGAATGCACTGTAAAGTACCGAAGGATATCTTCCCACGTGATACATGA
- a CDS encoding urea ABC transporter substrate-binding protein: MKSNSVNRRTFVKTAGAAGITVSIAGCSGGGSDDSDTIKIGILEDQSGNFSINGLPKYRSSVLAIEEINEAGGILGREVEYVAPDPQSNVQRYRELAEQLILQDDVDMLTGAFASNTREAIRPTVNEEEQLYFYSNEYEGGLCDNTTFAIGSIPEQQYGTLIPYMIDEFGPEAYIIAADYNFGQLSADWIRAYVEENGGEVVGEEFPPLSVSQYGSSINRIQDADPDFLATVLVGSNQSAFFTQAENLGLDVPMASSVNLSQSYEHVRFDPPTMEGMHSAVYYMEEIPTDRNQDFVDRFYDRWPDNEYIAQMAMSPYVTLQLYKQAVEEAGTVDQQEVISVLEEGMDVEAPSGDLSLKGSTHHMSHNMRLARVEEDHSISFIESDIVEPSFLEEAIGCDLTEQSDTTQYSLEDADDFRSYIGNNSF, translated from the coding sequence ATGAAGTCCAATTCGGTTAATAGACGTACGTTTGTAAAAACAGCGGGCGCAGCAGGCATCACAGTATCAATTGCTGGCTGTTCAGGGGGAGGAAGCGATGATTCCGATACAATCAAAATTGGGATACTAGAAGATCAATCCGGTAACTTTTCCATCAACGGCCTTCCCAAGTACAGGTCGAGCGTTCTCGCAATCGAGGAGATTAATGAGGCAGGCGGAATCCTCGGCCGAGAGGTCGAATACGTGGCTCCCGACCCGCAGTCCAACGTCCAGCGGTACAGAGAGTTAGCAGAACAACTCATACTTCAGGACGACGTTGATATGCTCACTGGAGCGTTCGCCAGTAATACGCGTGAAGCGATCCGGCCGACGGTAAATGAAGAGGAGCAACTCTATTTCTATTCGAATGAGTACGAGGGTGGGCTCTGTGACAACACCACGTTTGCGATCGGATCTATTCCTGAACAACAGTACGGAACACTGATTCCGTACATGATCGACGAATTCGGTCCTGAGGCGTACATCATCGCGGCCGATTACAACTTCGGACAGCTCTCTGCGGACTGGATCAGGGCGTACGTCGAGGAAAACGGTGGGGAAGTAGTTGGCGAGGAGTTCCCTCCGCTTTCCGTTTCCCAGTACGGATCGAGTATCAACAGAATCCAAGATGCGGATCCGGATTTCTTGGCGACTGTGCTGGTTGGTTCGAACCAATCTGCCTTCTTTACCCAAGCCGAAAACCTCGGTCTCGACGTTCCGATGGCAAGCTCGGTGAACCTCTCACAGAGCTACGAGCACGTTCGGTTCGATCCACCGACGATGGAGGGAATGCACTCGGCAGTTTACTACATGGAAGAGATACCGACCGACCGGAACCAGGACTTCGTCGACCGGTTCTACGATCGCTGGCCCGACAACGAGTATATCGCCCAGATGGCTATGAGTCCATACGTGACTCTCCAGCTATACAAACAGGCCGTCGAAGAAGCCGGAACGGTCGACCAACAGGAGGTCATTTCGGTTCTCGAAGAGGGGATGGATGTCGAGGCACCGTCCGGCGATCTCAGCCTGAAAGGCTCGACACACCACATGAGCCACAACATGCGGCTGGCGAGGGTCGAAGAGGATCACTCTATCTCGTTCATCGAGAGCGATATCGTCGAACCGTCCTTCCTCGAAGAGGCGATCGGATGTGACCTCACCGAGCAGTCGGACACGACCCAGTACAGTCTCGAAGACGCGGACGACTTCCGTAGCTACATCGGCAACAACAGCTTCTGA
- the ggt gene encoding gamma-glutamyltransferase: MTSPHYLASSTGTDILRNGGSAVDAAIATNATLCVVYPHMAGLGGDGFWLIADGDDDVEGINASGPAGQQATRSYYEELGYDEIPERGSASALTVPGAVDGWRLAHEKHGNLPWERLFEDAITHARDGFAMTADFTRWISLDVDVLSEQSTTAETFLTDESAPETGTLLRQPALADSLELIAQQGPREGFYEGPLAEAFCEGIGEESPLMATDLSQYHAEWVEPLSVDYRNVTIHSFPPNTQGIAALQILGLLDGFDVDSWGDGTADYYHHMAEAVKIAFADRDAWVTDPETVDMPVEQLLSASYLDERRTLIEPDSSLPAAVEPGLTPDGVTPQTQDPGGDTCYLSVVDSDGLAVSMIQSIYFDFGSGMIAGDTGIIPQNRGSFFSLDADHINSLEPGKRTFHTLIPSMLTRDGKPWLVYGTMGGEGQPQTQAALVSRIVDFGYDVQQAIEAPRWLFGRTWGDESRSLSLEGRIPDGVVTELQRRGQPVAMARRFDDTMGHAAAIRLHEDGTLEGGADPRGDGAAIGY, from the coding sequence GTGACGAGTCCCCACTACCTTGCGAGCAGTACGGGCACCGACATCCTTCGGAACGGTGGCTCGGCAGTCGACGCGGCCATCGCGACCAACGCGACGCTCTGTGTGGTCTACCCACACATGGCTGGATTGGGCGGCGACGGCTTCTGGCTGATCGCTGACGGTGACGATGACGTCGAGGGGATCAACGCCAGTGGCCCCGCTGGCCAACAAGCAACCCGCAGCTACTACGAGGAGCTGGGGTACGACGAGATTCCCGAGCGTGGTAGCGCCTCGGCACTGACCGTACCCGGGGCCGTCGACGGCTGGCGACTTGCCCACGAGAAACACGGCAATCTCCCGTGGGAGCGGCTGTTCGAGGACGCTATTACGCATGCCCGCGATGGATTCGCGATGACCGCCGATTTCACTCGCTGGATCAGTCTTGACGTCGATGTCCTCAGCGAGCAGTCGACCACAGCCGAGACGTTTCTCACGGACGAATCGGCTCCCGAGACTGGGACCCTGCTCCGCCAGCCAGCGCTCGCTGACTCGCTCGAACTGATCGCCCAACAGGGACCCCGTGAGGGATTCTACGAGGGACCGCTTGCCGAGGCGTTCTGCGAGGGAATCGGCGAGGAGTCGCCGTTGATGGCGACGGATTTGAGCCAGTACCATGCCGAGTGGGTCGAGCCACTCAGTGTCGACTACCGGAATGTCACTATCCACTCGTTCCCGCCGAACACACAGGGAATCGCTGCACTCCAGATCCTCGGCCTGCTCGATGGCTTCGATGTCGACTCGTGGGGCGACGGCACCGCCGACTACTACCATCATATGGCCGAAGCCGTCAAGATCGCGTTTGCGGACCGCGATGCGTGGGTAACCGATCCCGAGACGGTTGACATGCCAGTCGAACAGTTGCTCTCGGCGTCGTATCTCGACGAGCGCCGGACGCTAATCGAACCCGACAGCTCGCTTCCGGCTGCCGTCGAACCGGGGCTGACACCCGATGGAGTGACGCCACAGACACAGGACCCCGGCGGTGACACCTGCTATCTCTCGGTGGTCGACAGCGACGGGCTGGCGGTCTCGATGATCCAGTCGATTTATTTCGACTTCGGCAGTGGCATGATCGCTGGCGACACCGGGATCATCCCCCAAAACCGCGGCTCGTTCTTCTCGCTCGATGCGGATCATATCAACAGCCTCGAACCCGGCAAGCGAACGTTCCACACGTTGATTCCCTCGATGCTAACGCGGGACGGCAAACCGTGGCTCGTCTACGGAACGATGGGTGGGGAGGGCCAGCCCCAGACGCAGGCCGCGCTCGTCTCCCGTATCGTCGACTTCGGTTACGACGTCCAGCAGGCCATCGAAGCCCCACGCTGGCTCTTTGGCCGGACGTGGGGCGATGAATCCCGGTCGCTCTCGCTGGAAGGACGGATCCCGGACGGCGTGGTCACTGAACTCCAGCGACGGGGCCAGCCGGTAGCGATGGCTCGCCGCTTCGACGACACGATGGGCCATGCTGCGGCGATCCGGCTCCACGAGGACGGCACACTTGAAGGCGGCGCTGATCCACGGGGTGACGGCGCGGCAATCGGCTACTGA
- a CDS encoding MFS transporter: protein MNDNSRSVVLFTGISHAIVHTYELSIPILVVIWLMEFPVSTAILGGVVSIGYALFGIGALPGGILADRFGSRTLILTCLGGMGLSFALLSFADGIVTIAIALAAWGIAASVYHPSGLALISTSVENRGSAFAYHGMAGNIGIAFGPLITALLLITFDWRIVTRLLVIPAVIAIGYAMTTEFDETAAVSVDGGTEESKSMSLSEFIGSSRALFTAGFALAMVIVMMNGLFYRGMLTFLPEVFDQFLPPVTDFVQLFEPGSPMAEEFTLSSYLYVALLTIGIAGQYVGGKLSDRIPSTTGLAVVFGSLVAVTIAFVPAARGGVTTLLIVSALLGFLLFALQPLYQATIADHSPPDGRGLSYGYTYLTSFGVGATGAAIAGYLLSVTSVDGTFLALAAFPALGCVFALVLSRRGSPKQAVDA, encoded by the coding sequence ATGAACGATAACTCCCGCTCGGTAGTCTTATTCACCGGAATATCCCATGCAATCGTCCATACCTACGAGCTCTCGATACCAATTTTGGTCGTTATTTGGCTCATGGAGTTTCCAGTGTCGACGGCGATACTGGGCGGCGTGGTGTCGATAGGCTACGCGCTGTTCGGCATCGGCGCGCTTCCCGGTGGCATCCTCGCTGATCGGTTCGGATCGCGAACGCTCATCTTGACCTGTCTCGGTGGAATGGGACTTTCTTTCGCTCTGCTGAGCTTCGCCGACGGGATCGTGACCATCGCCATTGCGCTGGCTGCGTGGGGGATCGCCGCAAGTGTGTATCACCCCTCCGGGCTCGCACTCATCTCAACCAGTGTCGAAAACCGGGGCTCCGCATTTGCCTACCACGGCATGGCAGGGAACATCGGCATCGCCTTCGGCCCACTGATTACGGCACTGCTGTTGATCACCTTCGACTGGCGGATCGTTACCAGACTGTTGGTGATCCCTGCAGTGATCGCTATCGGCTACGCCATGACTACCGAGTTCGACGAGACCGCAGCCGTCAGCGTCGACGGTGGGACCGAGGAGTCGAAATCGATGTCGCTGTCGGAGTTCATCGGGAGTAGCCGCGCGCTGTTTACCGCAGGGTTCGCCCTGGCGATGGTCATCGTGATGATGAACGGGCTGTTCTACCGGGGGATGTTGACGTTCCTCCCCGAAGTGTTCGACCAGTTCCTTCCGCCAGTCACCGACTTCGTTCAGCTGTTCGAACCCGGGAGTCCGATGGCCGAGGAGTTCACGCTCTCGTCGTATCTCTACGTCGCCCTGTTGACTATCGGGATCGCTGGCCAGTACGTCGGCGGCAAACTGTCGGATCGGATCCCGTCGACGACCGGGCTGGCAGTCGTCTTCGGAAGCCTCGTGGCTGTTACCATCGCCTTCGTGCCAGCAGCGAGAGGCGGCGTCACGACGCTGCTCATCGTGAGCGCGTTGTTGGGATTCCTGTTGTTCGCCCTGCAACCGTTGTATCAGGCGACTATTGCCGATCACAGCCCACCGGACGGACGAGGGCTCTCCTACGGCTACACGTACCTCACGTCGTTCGGGGTGGGTGCGACGGGAGCAGCCATCGCGGGCTACCTGCTGTCGGTGACCTCCGTCGACGGCACCTTCCTCGCGCTGGCAGCGTTCCCCGCTCTTGGGTGTGTGTTTGCCCTCGTTCTGAGTCGACGCGGGAGTCCGAAACAGGCAGTCGACGCATGA